Within Gilvibacter sp. SZ-19, the genomic segment CTACAAAGTAACAGGACGTCACTTGATCGACCTGAATGGAGCTTACTTTACCAACGCGCCTAGCATCAGAAATACTTTTGCTAATGCACGTCAGAACAATATCGTTTCTGCAGGAATCGAAGAGGTGAAGATCCAAACGGCAGACTTGAGCTACATTTACCGCTCACCTATCGTAAAAGGACGTATCACCGGATTCTACACTCAAGTACAAGACGGATCTGACATTGGGTTCTTCTTTACCGAGAATCAGTTTGGGGCCACTTCTTCTGCCTTTACGCAAGAAGTTACAACGGGGATCGATCAACGCCACTTAGGTGTGGAGATGGGAGTTGAAGCTCAACTTACCCCAACTATCAAAGTAAAGGCGGCTGCCTCTGTAGGCCAGTACATCTTTACCAACAACCCTAATGTATCTTACTACAGTGATGACTTTATCGATCCTAATACCGGATTGCCATCTTTGGAGCCATTCACTATTGGAGACGGCACTGCCAAGCTTAAGAACTACCACGTAGCTGGTGGTCCGGAGCGCGCTTACCAGATCGGTTTCGAATACCGCGACCCAGATTTCTGGTGGGTAGGACTTACTACCAACTACTTCAGCAATGCTTATGTAGATGCTAGTACGCTTCGCAGAACAGATGCATTTACTCAAGATGTAGACGGATTGACCTTTAACGATTACGACCCGGAAGTAGCACGCGGTTTGTTGCAACAAGAACAACTAGACGATTACTTCTTGGTTAACGTTGTGGGAGGTAAGTCATGGAAGATAGGAGACTACTTTGTAGGTTTCTTTGCAACCATTAACAACGTCTTGGATCAGCAATATGTTACCGGTGGATTTGAGCAGTCACGACTTGCCAACTACCGCGATGTACTAGACGATCAAAACAATACAGGAGGTCCTGTATTCGGGAACCGCTACTTCTTTGGTAACGGTACGACATACTATGTCAACTTATATTTACGATTTTAATAGCTTTTAAAAAATTAATCATGAAAATCATGAATCTATATAAACTAATGGCCGTGCTACTTTTTGTAGCCGTAGGATTCTCCTGTGTTCAGGACGATGAATTTGACCTGCCTAACACCACTGTAGACATTGTAGAGGTAGAAGGTAATGTGATCACGATAGATGCCCTTCGCGGTATCTTTGAGCAGGCTGTTGCCGATGGCGATAGCGAAGTAACTTTTACTGCAGAGGACAACTTGGTGGTAGAAGGATATGTAGTATCTAGCGACGAAGGTGGAAACTGGTTCGAGGAGATCGTTATTCAAGACAAGGCAGAGAACCCAACAACTGGTGTTAAGGTGTTGGTAGACGTAAACCCATTGTTTACGCGTTTCGAGAAAGGTCGTAAGATCTTAGTTAAACTAGACGGATTGACTGTAGCAGTTACTAACGGAGTACTTGGTCTAGGTTTAGGCGGAGGAGACTTCATCGACAAGTTGCCTCCATCTGTATTGGTTGGTGAAGGATCTGATGAGAACCTTTGGAGAATCTTTAGAACAGATGAGGTTGCTACTATCGTGCCTCGCGAGACCACTTTGGCAGAGATCAGCGCTTCTGGTGGTGATTCAGCCTTAGAGAACGTTTACATTCGTATTAGCGATGTACAGTTCAACAGAAATGACGTACTAGGTGAAAACCCATTGACCTTTGCTGCGGAGCCAACAGACGAATTTGACGGCGATCGTACCCTAGAGGGTTGCGAAGGTGGTTCTATCATAGTTCAGACTTCTACTTTTGCAGACTTTAAAGCACTTTTGTTGCCAAACGGACGTGGAGCTATAGACGGGATCCTATCTCGTGATTTCTTTGACGATTTCTTCACTATGGTGATCAACGAGCCAGCAGATATTGCCTTTGGCGATGTATCTGAGCGTTGTGATCCTGATTTCACAGCTTGTACCGGGCCTTCTGGTGGAGGTTCAGCTTTCTTTAGCGAAGACTTTGAAGGAATTGGTAGCCTTGCAGACCTTGTTTCTGCCGGATGGACCAATGTAAACACTGTAGGTGGAAGCACCGAGTGGGTATTAGGTACTTTTAGCGGAAACAGCTACGCACAGATCACTGCATTCTCTAGTGGAGAAGACACTATCGAGTCCTGGTTGGTAACTCCAGGTATCGATA encodes:
- a CDS encoding DUF5689 domain-containing protein — protein: MNLYKLMAVLLFVAVGFSCVQDDEFDLPNTTVDIVEVEGNVITIDALRGIFEQAVADGDSEVTFTAEDNLVVEGYVVSSDEGGNWFEEIVIQDKAENPTTGVKVLVDVNPLFTRFEKGRKILVKLDGLTVAVTNGVLGLGLGGGDFIDKLPPSVLVGEGSDENLWRIFRTDEVATIVPRETTLAEISASGGDSALENVYIRISDVQFNRNDVLGENPLTFAAEPTDEFDGDRTLEGCEGGSIIVQTSTFADFKALLLPNGRGAIDGILSRDFFDDFFTMVINEPADIAFGDVSERCDPDFTACTGPSGGGSAFFSEDFEGIGSLADLVSAGWTNVNTVGGSTEWVLGTFSGNSYAQITAFSSGEDTIESWLVTPGIDMDGTTAEELMFDVQANFDNGTVLSVLFSTNFTGDPTTADWNLLDATIPVGPSSGFGTFEAVGPVNVSCLEGTVHFAFLYTGSESGASTRYHVDNVEVTGI